In Oncorhynchus nerka isolate Pitt River linkage group LG21, Oner_Uvic_2.0, whole genome shotgun sequence, the following are encoded in one genomic region:
- the LOC115124439 gene encoding cilia- and flagella-associated protein 251-like isoform X2, with protein sequence MSSLNYSPPDKEEVCRAEKEGLVKEEDEEKDVTIQKQAVTVKEEEKDVSVKEEEDAFRVKEEEDVTVKEEEEEKEGAVFGVTEEEEEMTVTLEEGEEVGDLVNTSHLL encoded by the coding sequence ATGAGTTCACTAAACTACTCTCCTCCTGATAAAGAAGAGGTCTGCCGGGCGGAGAAAGAAGGTCTTGTGAAAGAGGAGGACGAAGAGAAGGatgttacaatacaaaaacaagctgttactgtgaaagaagaagagaaagacgtttcagtgaaagaagaggaagacgcgttcagagtgaaagaggaggaggatgttacagtaaaagaagaggaggaagagaaagagggtgcCGTTTTTGGagtgacagaggaggaggaggagatgactgtcacattggaggaaggagaggaggttggagATCTAGTTAACACCA